In Chitinophaga sp. H8, the sequence GCATGTTGAGATCCAGCAAAATAACATCTGGCAGGTGCTGCGGATGTGTTAAATGCTGTTTCATATAATCCAGTACCTCCTGCGCATCCGAAAAGGTGCGGATATCTTTACTTATCCCCTGCCGTTCTATCATGATCTGCGCTATCTGCTGGTGTATAGGATCATCATCCACAATGAAAACCATATTGATCAACTTCATAAAAGGGACTATTCTCGCCTAAATGTAATAATAAATTTTGTTCCAAGGCCTGGCTGGCTTTCTGCTCTGATACTTCCCCCCATCGCCTCTACCTGGGTTTTAGTAATAAACAGGCCTATCCCCTTGGCATCCTTGTTCTTATGGAATGTTTTCCGGAAGCCAAACAACTTATTGCCAAAGCGTTCCATGTCAATCCCCATTCCATTGTCTTCTACCGTTAATACCGTATAGGCCTCTTCTTCCCAGCTTTCCAGATGTAATGCCAGGGGCCTGTCGGCCGACCGGTACCGGATGGCATTGGTAATAAAATTTTGCAGGATGCTATCCAGGTATACCCTGGGATATTCAATCACCGGCGCCTTATCAAAGCTGGCCGTAAGCCGGATACCACTGGTTTCTATATCTACCAACAGCACGTCCTTTACCTTTTGCAACCGTTCCGCAAAGAAGAGTTTTTCCTTTTCAACATTAATATCCTTTCTGATCTGGACTACCTCTACCAGGTCGTTGAGTGTTTCATCTATCTTTTTGATCACCTCCTGTACCATGCCCAGGTATAGTTCCCGTTCCTGCAGGGATAACGCCTCATTATGCATCTGCATCAGCGCTTTCAGGTTAGCGATAGGTGCCCTGAGGTTATGAGAAGTGATATGGGCAAAATCTTCCAGCTGCTTATTCTGGTTGAGCAGGCTTTTGTTAAGCGTAGAAAGCTGCTCGTTGGCCTTACGCAGGTCTTTCTGCATTTTCCGGCTTTCTGTGATATCCCACATGAATACGGAGATGCTGCCATCGCGCATAGACGTTAGTAAAAAATCATACCATTTGTTTGGTTGGGAGAAGTAGATGCTGAATGACTGTGATTCCTGTTTATCAATACATTCCTGCAATCTGTTGTAGAAGACTGTATCTGCCAGCCAGGGAAACACTTCGAATATCTTACTCCCTTCCGTTACACTATGCCCCACCATGGCCTCTGCCTTTTTGTTGGCAAAGTTGAGGGTACCATCTCTTTCTATGGCTGCATACCCCATGTCAATCGCATCAAAAAACAGGCGCATCAGTTCGGTATTACGGGATAGTTCATCACGTATCTGATGTTGTTCCGTAATATCCTGGCATACCCCATAGAGGCGTACCAGTTTACCATCTTTATAGCCGGGCTGTCCGATACTGTTTATCCGCTTATGATTCCCCTTTGCAGTAATAATATTGAAATGAGCATCGTAGGGCTTCCCTTCCTCTTTACAAAGTTTGATCAGCCGGTCTATTTCCTTGCGGGAGTCTTCTGTGTAAAACTCCAGCGCAGCCGTATTATCCAAAGGGGTTCCCAGTTCCATTTCAAAGATATGATAGGTTTCTGCCGACCACCTCACCTGGCAGGTAGTCATGTCTACTTCCCATCCCCCTATTTTGCCTACCTTACCCGTTTGCAACAGGAATTCCTGGTTTTGCAGGTTCTCTGCCTCCTGTAGTTTTTTCTCCGTAATGTCATTGACCAGGGCTACTACTATCATGTCTTTATCCACCGGGTCTTCTACCGGGAATACGGTCAGGTCCAGGCATACTTCCCGGCCCAACTGGGTCCATTGTTCATCCTGTGAAAAGTCGACCTTTTTTTCCAGCCGCAGGGTTTCATTTTGCTGCAATGCCTGTGTAAAAAGCATATCCAGCTGAAACATCCGTGCAAAACGATCATTCATCACATTAAAAGGCACCCCAGAAAGCGATTCCGGTGTATTCAGGAAATGGCGTTGTGTATGATTAATCCGCTGCACAAATCCAAAGCTGTCGAACTGTATATACCCAACCGGCAGATTTTCAATGATATTATCCAGCAGGCGTTCGCTTTTACGCAAGCTGATTTCTGCCAGTTTCTTTTCGGTGATTTCCGTTAAGATGAGGAACAGGTCCGCTTCTGCACCCGGACCTTCTGATACAGAAAACACGATGGCCTCAAAGTACACAGGATGGATCCGCGTTACATTCCCATATTCCTGTTCTGTATATTTCAGGAGTATTTCTTTGGTAACAGGTGTTTGTTTGTGTGCCACTTCAGCAAACAACTGGCTTAATCCATTATGCTGATAGAAGGGGTCTGTCAGCAGGTTATAGCCAGGGGTCGTAAATAAAGCATGATCTTCCCCCCATATGTCCCGTTGTTTGCTGTTCATATCAATGCTGATCCCTTCCGCAGTAAACTGTTGCAGGCCTATGGGCAGGTTTTCCAGTATTTCCCCGAAGTAATGATCATTCTTCTTACGTTTTATTTCCAGCAGTTTGCGGCCGGTAATGTCCATTCCGAACAACAGGTAGGTTTGTGCCCCGGGAGCCGGTTGCAGCATCATATCGAGCCAGATGGGCGCGGTAGAGGTATGGCAGCATATTTCGGTTCTTACGGAGATACCTGTCTGTAATTTTTTCCAGATATCCTGCCATTTACGTTTATCCGTCACTAAAGCCCCAAAGGGGCTTCCCTGCAGTTTTTCCGCAGGCCTTTGCAGCAGTTGGGAAGCAAAAGTATTTGCCAGCACGATATTACCCGCAGGATCCAGTGTTATGACCAGGGCGCTATGATCGATTGCCTTCTGGGTAAACAGCATGGCCTCTTTTCCGGAGGAGCAATGCACTACTTTTCCTTGCGGGCGCAGGGTAAACAGTATATAGACGGGCGTGTTGGGGGTGTCCTGTAATGGTTTACAGGATATTTTATAATGTTGGACTAATTTTCCATCATGCATCACCTGGGCATTCCAGCTGCGCTTTTTTCCTGCCAGCGCAGCTTTAAAATGCAGCTGCAACAGTTCCTGCCAGTCGGGCAAATTACAGTATAAGTCGTGCAAACACGTACCCGGAGCAATGGTTGTGTCAAGGATTCTCCGGTTTTCTGATACAAAAGCTTCATTCATTTCCAGCAGGCAACCATGCAAATCCAGCACGGCCACAGGGTCCTTCATTTCTTCCAGGATCTGGTTCAGCATAGCTAAATTCATAAGCTTGTATTCTCAAAAAAGCATCTAAAGTACTTAATATATTACAAAAAAACACTATTACCAAGTGGTAAGATAACAAATTGTTTCACAATAAGATAAGTATTTTACAAATGAAGTAGCAGCTTGGTCTGCCGGTCAAAACGGTGAAGCGGGCGCTGGTTGTCGGGGATGAAGTTAACAGGATGTTATCCACGATTGTGGATTTTCTATTTTCAGCATATGTAAAAGGATAGATATCTTTGAGGGCCAATAGATTAATGTGGCCGGCAAAATAGTCCGTTGCAGGTAACTTAAATTCTTAACCAACAATTGTAATGAAGATGAAAGTATTAATTATTATGGGATCAGAAAGTGACAAACCAGTTATGCAAGAATCCCAGCATTACCTGCAATATTTTAGTATCGAAAGTGAAATGGTAGTAGCCTCTGCGCATCGTAATCCGGACAAGGTACGTGATCTTTGTATCAATGCTGAGCAAAACGGGTTTGGCGTGGTTATTGCCGCAGCAGGTATGGCAGCAGCATTGCCTGGTGTAGTATCTGCCTATACTTCCTTACCGGTATTAGGCGTTCCTTTAGATGGCGGTTTGCCCGGTGGTATTGACGCATTGTATTCCATTGTGCAGATGCCCGCAGGTTTGCCCGTAGGTACTCTTGCTGTAGGCAAAGCAGGTGCACGCAATGCAGCGATACTCGCAGCCAGAATATTTGCGCTGAGCGATAAAGCTGTAGCAGCACGTGTAGCAGCATTTAAACAAAATGGTTACAGAATTTAGTAATTGCTTAACAAAACCGCGGTCAGGATTGTAGAATAATTAGATATATTACAATCGTATTCCTCGTATCTTAAATCATAGCATCTTTGACTGAATCAATTATCAACTTAGATAGTATTAATCCCATTGAGTTTTTCGGAGTAAACAACGGAAAGCTGGATTTACTGAAAAAGAAATTTCCCCTGTTAAAGATCCTGTCCAGAGGCACACAGCTGAAACTGTCAGGCGCACCGGAGGAAGTTACCACCGCCCAGGAAAAGATAGGCCAGATTGTTAAATACCTTGAAAGAAATGGTAATTTAACAGAGGGCTATTTTGAACAGATTTTAGGCGATGGAGAAGTAAGTGTTGACCACTTCAGTGATAGAAATCCCAATGAAGTGTTGGTATTCGGGCCTAACGGACGTACGGTACGTGCCCGGACCGCGAATCAAAAAAAGATGGTATCCCTGGCCGACAAGAACGATATCGTATTTGCCATTGGGCCGGCGGGTACCGGTAAAACCTATACTGCCGTGGCACTGGCAGTACGGGCATTAAAGAACAAGGCTGTCAGAAAGATCATTCTTACCCGTCCTGCTGTAGAAGCAGGGGAAAACCTGGGATTTCTGCCAGGTGATCTTAAAGAAAAGATTGACCCCTACCTGCGCCCGCTGTATGATGCACTGGATGATATGATACCGGCAGAGAAGCTGAGCTATTTTATGACCAACAACATCATTGAAATTGCACCACTGGCGTATATGCGTGGTCGTACACTGGATAATTCCTTTATTATCCTGGACGAGGCACAAAATGCGACAGACCTGCAGATCAAAATGTTTCTGACCAGAATAGGGCCTTCTGCCAAAGCCATCATCACTGGTGACCTCACCCAGATAGATCTGCCCAAAAACCAAAAGTCGGGCCTGGAAAAGGCAACCCGGATCTTAAAGAAGATCGATGGGATCGGTTATTTACAGCTGGATGAAGAGGATGTAGTAAGGCATCGCCTGGTAAAAGCCATTATCAAGGCGTATGATGCGGAAAAAGAGCGGGAGGAAAAGATATAAGCTGTTAGCTGTTAGCCTTTAGCTGTTAGCTTGCATTATACAAGCTAACAGCTAAAGGCTAACAAGCAAACATCAATACCTAAAAGCTAACAGCCAACAGCTAATAGCTCCATATTAACGCTTCCTTAACAGGCTAAACCGTAAATTTAGCCTTCGGAAAGAGCCGTATGTAGGAAACCCTGCCTGTGATGAAAGGATGAGAAAGCAGCTGATGAAGACATGCCGGTCAGCGTTGGAAGTAAATGTACTGATAGCCCAAATGCTTGCCCTCAAATGTTCACTTTTGCAGAATTGGATCTTTCCCCCTATTTTTGTTAGTGATATTATATAATTAATTGACTACATGACCAATTATTGGCGAATTCTGACTTTGGCTCTTTTATCAGTCGCATTATTCAGTGGTTGTAAAAAACAGGCAACACCTCAGGAAGTGGCGTTGGCGTTTATGCATGCCATACAGGATTCTAATTTTGACCTGGCCAGAGAATATGCTACAAAAGAATCACAGCAGGTAATACAATTGTACTCCTTCTTTGATGCCCGCAGAAGTGATGCGGAAAGAGAAAAGATCAAAAAAGCGCATATTGAAGTAGTGGATACCCAGGAAGTAGATGATAAGGCATCTGTCACTATCCTTAATTCATCTGCCCACCAGAAAGAGATCCTGCAATTGATCAAAGAAAGCGGGAAATGGCGTATTTCTTTAACTTTTGAAAGTATTATACCCAATTATATTCCACCAGCTAACCCAACCACTTTAGACTCTACATCAATGACGCCAACGGACACCGCGCCACAAGCTCCCATTGCTGCACCGGCGTCAAAGTAACTTCTTACAGCCTTTTTGCTGTATTTAGCGGATAATTTTTAGCTATTACAGTTGAGTTCCTTAATTTTGCCACGCACTAACGTGTAGTACCTGTTTAAAAACGGGGTATTTTGTTGCCATTTAACTTGTATCAGGGGTTAATGGATGCATCTTTTCATATCTCTCCTGCCAGTGCAGGAGCAATAAATTGCAACGGAAACAAAGCCTGGATTACACGTGAAGCGAAGTATTGTATATAAAATTAAAAGAAAAGTAGATTATGATGACAAATCCATGGCATAGTGTTAATCCCGGATCGCACGTGCCGAATGTTGTAAATGCTATTATTGAAATTCCTAAAGGATGTCGCGCCAAATATGAACTGGATAAAGAAAGCGGTTTATTGAAACTGGACAGGGTACTGTATTCTTCCGTCTACTATCCGGCCAACTACGGGTTTATTCCACAATCTTACTGTGATGATCATGATCCATTGGATATCCTGATCCTGTCTCAGATTGAGTGTGTGCCCATGTGTATCATCGAAGCCAAAGTAATTGGCGTGATGCAGATGATAGATGGCGGAGAAGCGGATGATAAGATCATCGCGGTAGCTGCCAATGATATGAGCGTAAATTACATCAACGATATTTCAGAATTACCTCCTCATTTTACTGCAGAAATGAGACATTTCTTTGAAGAATATAAAAGGCTGGAAAACAAAACCGTGCAGGTAGAAGAATTCCAGAATAAAGCAGTGGCAGAGCGGATCATTATGGAAAGCTTTGACGCGTATCAGAAAATGTTCAAACAAAAATAGATGCGCATGACCCTTCCTATCATCCTTGGGCTTATTCTACTGGGCTTGCTGGCAGGCGCTTTCAGCGGAGTAGTAGGTATTGGTGGCGGTATTATCATTGTACCGGCACTGGTATACCTCTTTGGATTATCACAACACCAGGCGCAGGGCACTACGCTTGGCTTACTGATGTTTCCGGTAGGTATACTGGCGGTAATACAGTATTACAAACAAGGTTATATTGATTACCGTTTTGTACTTTTTATTGCTGCCGGCTTCATTATCGGCGGCTACCTGGGTGGTAAATTAGTGGTGAACATTCCTGATTACATCATCAAGAAAATTTTTGCACTGCTTATGATAGCCATTGCAGTGAAAATCTTATTCTTTGATAAATAACCTGATACTAAACGCCACACAAATAGCCTTGCCGGCTATTTGTGTGGCGTTTTTCTTTTGCCGGCATACTAACTTTGCAAATACCGCTTAATAATGCGCAGCTGATGCGTACGCAACCCCGTATCCGCATTAATGATCCCCTGATTGTCAATATTATCTACCCTCACTTTCCCGGCAGCATGGATGATTTCATGATCGTTCAATAGGATCCCCACATGGGTAATACGCCCCTCTGCGTTATCAAAAAAGGCAAGGTCGCCCAGGCGGGCTTCCTGTAAAAAGTCTAATACGTCTCCTTGTGTTGCCTGCTGGTACGCATCCCTTAAAAGCGATATGCCGCATAGTTTAAACACAGACTGGGTAAATCCGGAGCAATCAATACCAAACACCGACTTGCCTCCCCATAAATAAGCCGTATTCAGAAAATGGAATGCGATCCCCCTTAATTCATGTATTACAGGCCTGGCAGGTAATGCCTGCATTGCCCCCGGGTCCTCCCCAAACTGTACTTTTATGCCTCCCCAGTACGCCTCATTCCCATTACTTCCTTTGATAGTACACCCATATGGCACTACCATAGGTTGCCCATTTAGTAGCACAGTATTGCTCCAATGCGGCATAAAATGAGTAACTTGTGCATTAAATAACTGGTTGTCAATAATTTCCAGGTGAACAGTGGTGGCCCATCCTTCATAACTATCAGACTGGCATTTTACCTTTACCCAACCATCGGTACCGGTATCTGTTATTTCCACACATTCACCCCAAAGCACCTGGGAAATCATTTCACTCTTATGGGCTGCAGCAGCTCTTAGAGGCATTACAGGAACTATTGTAATGGCGTATGGCATACTAATTGTATAATTCGATTATATGAAATTAAAAATGTAATAGCTAATGAACTTTTTCAGGATTTTTACGTAAATATAGATAATAACATTTATGCATCAGCAGTTAACCAACTTATCAGATAAGGAGCTTATATCCCTGGCCCGCAAGCAAAAAAACCGGGAAGCAGAAGGTATATTAATGGAGCGGTACTGTCATCTGCTGGTGGCGGTTAGTTTACCCCATATCACCGGACAGCCTGGCGCACAAGTAAACGTATTGTACCCCACCTTATTACAGCAACTGAGTAACAGTCTTAAAACACAAACCATCTACAAAGTAAATGAGTGGATGCATCATGTGGTGAAGGGCAATTTTACCAAACCAGATAAAAGTGTACCGTTTTATCCTTCCCGGGATGTGCGGGACATGCTTCATATTGAGAACAAAGTGGTCAAAACGTCCGGTAACAACCTGGAGCGGCAGGATATGATCGCCCAGCTGCAATTGGCCATAGACCGGTTAGGTGCGGAAGACCGGGAATTCATTACCAGATTCTACCTGGAGAACCAATCTTTTGCTACACTGGCAGCAGAAAAAGGATACAGGATGGAAAAGGTAAGACATATCTTAAAAACGGCTAAGAATAAACTGGCCAAGCAATTCATGCATCAAACCTATGCAAAGTAACAATACCCCATATAACGAAAAAGTACTGAAAATCTTCACCAGTATCCGTTGCCTTAACAGGGATCAGCTTCCCCGTTATCTGGAAGGCCGGCTTACGGATGTGGAAAAACACCTGGTAGAACAACACCTGGCAGATTGCGACTTATGTTTTGAAGCATTGCAAGCACTGGAAAACGAGTCCTCCATGGACCGTTACCATGGCTTTACGAATAGTGTACAGCAATATATTCACCAAAGTGTTCAACCTGTATCACATTTACAGAAAGTAGCACAATATGCCCGTAAGGAAAAGAAAAAGGAAAGCCTGCTGGCCTATTTCTGGCTCATTGCATTTGTGTTGCTGGGTGTAGGCAGCATTTTTGTGCTGAAAGGACACCTGCGCAATCAGTCGGCTATGGCAGCCAATGCAGGTAATCCTCCCCCTCCTGCTGATACGGCTAAAACAGGCACTGCCGCCCCGCTGGCAGAAAACAAACCCTCCGAAATAAATACAGCGACAGCACCTGTAAAGCTTGCTACCAGTACCAATACGGTTAAACCAACACCAACGGCTCCCCATAACAATACTACCGCCAAACCAGCTGCAGCTGATACGGCTAAAACAACAAAACCGGTACCACCTAAAGTAGTGCCTCCTGCTGCGCAGAAAAAGGATAGTGTTGTTAAAAAAGCACCTGTACCAGCGCCTAAAGCGCCGGATACCTTAAAAAAAGAAGAGGACAAAAAGAAGGAAGAAGAAAAACCGGTACCTATTGTAAAACCGGCGCCTGCTCCACCAAAGGAGAAACCGGCGGCACAGGATGACGAGGCAGATCAACCGGAGAAAGTAGAAAAGAAAACACCGGTAGTTTCGCCCGCATCCAATAATGATGAGTTTTTGTATAAAGCCGCCATGGTTTATCAGCAACAAGGCGATCTGGGAGAAGCTATTACCCGCTATAAAAGGCTATCTAATATCAGTACCGGCAAATATGCCGAACTGGCCAGATACCAGCTGGCCATCTGTTATCGCAGCAAAGGACAGGCAGGTAAAGCCAGACGTATGTTCCGCGAAGTGGTACGTATGGACGGCAGCATGAAAGATGCCGCCCAAAAAGCATTGGACAGCATGTAAATTCCCCTGCACTGAAAATACCCAGGTATAGGGCCGGATATTGCCCTGGCAGCCATCCGGCTTTTTTTATGGAATTTTGCTTTCGCTGCATCTATTAAGCAGCATCTATATTTAGCCTGTGAATTATCCAGATCCACAACAACTAACAGACCAGGAATTATTACAACGGTTTAAAGCCGATGGCAATGGCGATTGGATAGGTATCCTCTTTGACCGGTACGCCTTACTGCTGCTGGGTATGTGTATGAAATACCTGAAGAATGAAGAAGATGCGCGGGATAGTGTACAGCAGATCTTCCTGAAAGTTTTGTCTGAAGTCAATAAGCACGACATCCAATATTTCCGCGCCTGGATTTACCAGGTGACTAAAAATTATTGTCTGATGCAGCTCCGGCAGCACCATATGAAGTATAAGGAAGAAATTACGGACAAGCATATGGGGGCTATTATAGAAGAACCGGTAAATACAAAGGCACATCAGGAAAAGGATCTGATGCTGGAAAATATGGAACAGGCTATGGCTATGCTGAGCCCGGAACAAAACACCTGCGTAAAATTATTCTACCTGGATAAAAAGTCTTACCAGGAAATAGCAGACCAGACCGGGTATACTTTGCTGCAGGTGAAAAGCTATATTCAGAATGGCAAACGTAACCTTAAACTATTATTAGAGAAACAACAACGTGCAAACAAAGCATAATTTGCATACATTAGTGAACACCGTATTATGAGCAAGCATTTCAACGACATATTTGTAACCACCAAGTGCCCTTCACAGCAGCAACTTCTGGACTATGTTCAGGGAAAGTTACAGCCGGAGGAGCAGCATGAGGTAGAAATGCACCTGTCTGACTGTGAGCTATGCAGTGAAGCACTGGAAGGCTTATCAGCCATACAGCACCAGGAAAAAATTCCCGGATGGTTAAGGGAAATGAAATGGGAGCTGTTAAGAAAACTACATAAACGTACCCGCATTAAAAGAAAGCAGGAAACCTATATCTACCTGGCCGTGATTATCCTGGCAGTCATATTCCTGATGCTCGGTTTGTTCTGGGCTTATCATTTTTCGCTGAAGCGGTAAAGTGGCTGGCATTGACGTTACCTAATACAGGGTTTTATCGCCCTTTTCCTTCCAAGCATGAAACACCGTTAAAGCTTCCGCTGTGGGCATCCCTATCAGCGGTATCTTCTTTTCATCATGTGGTACCGCTATCTCCCGGTAAATAAATGAGTCATCAAAATCAATGGCGGCAGCGTCTTCTTTGGTATTAGCATAATACACCCGTTGTGGCCGTGCCCAGTAAATAGCACCCAGGCACATAGGACATGGCTCGCAGGAAGTATAAATTTCGCAATCATGCAACTGAAAAGTATTTAATTTTTTACAGGCCGCTCTTATTGCTACTACTTCTGCATGGGCAGTAGGATCATTATGCCGCAGCACCTGGTTCCACCCTTCTCCCACCACTTCTTCTCCCCGGACTACGATTGTACCAAACGGCCCACCATCTCCATTACTCATTCCTTTCTCTGATAATTTTACTGCCATCTGCATGAACCGTTTTTCTCTTTCTCCTATCATAGCTACTTGTTTATTTCAAATTTAACGAATAAAAAAGATATGCGATAACGGCGCACATGAGGCCGCATGCATAAAAAACCCGGCGAAGAATCGCCGGGTATGTTCAACTGTGTATCGTCTTGTTACTTATGCTTTCTATATAGTTTGTACAGGTTTTCACCTGTTATCTGTTTATTTATTCCTGATCACCACTACTCCATCAAACACATCTATCAACACTGGTTTTGATTTATCGATATCTCCTGCCAGGATCTGTTTACTTAACAGGTTGATAATTTCCTTCTGGATCAGGCGCTTCAATGGCCGTGCTCCAAACTGCGGATCATAGCCCTGTGCTGCCAGGTATTCCAGTGCATAATCAGAGAATTCCAATATCATGCCATTCCTTGCCAACATGGCCTTCAAATGTTGTAATTGTATGTTAATAATCCCCTTAATTTCTGCTCTCATCAATGGCTGGAACATGATCACCTCATCTACCCTGTTCAGGAATTCGGGGCGTATCGTTTGCTTCAGCAATGTCATCACTTCTTCCTTCGTTCTGTCTACTACTTCTTCCCTGTTTGCATCATTGATATTTTCAAAATTATCCTGGATAACCTGGCTACCCATGTTGCTGGTCATAATGATGATGGTGTTTTTGAAATTCACCACACGACCTTTGTTATCCGTTAACCGGCCATCGTCCAATACCTGCAGCAGGATATTAAATACATCCGGATGTGCTTTTTCTATTTCGTCCAGCAGCACTACGGAATAAGGTTTACGCCTTACTGCTTCAGTAAGCTGTCCTCCTTCATCATACCCTACATAACCCGGAGGTGCACCAACCAAACGGCTTACCGCATGTTTTTCCTGGTACTCACTCATATCTATGCGGGTCATCATCGTTTCATCATCAAAGAGGTATTCTGCCAGTGCTTTCGCCAATTCAGTTTTACCTACACCAGTAGTACCCAGGAATATAAACGATCCGATCGGACGTTTGGGATCCTGTAATCCTGCCCGGCTACGGCGGATAGCATCGGACACAGCTACAATAGCTTCTTCCTGGCCTACCACCCGCTGGTGCAATTCGTCTTCCAGCTTCAGCAACTTATCCTTTTCACTTTGCATCATCCTGGCTACCGGAATACCGGTGGCCTTTGCTACATTCTGCGCGATATCTTCCGCATCTACTTCTTCTTTCAGCAGGCGTCTGTTATTAGCAGACATACTGGTCAGCTCCGCAGTGCTGTCGGCCACCACCTGTTCCTGTTCCTTCACTTTACCATAGCGAATCTCCGCTACCTTACCATAATCTCCGTTACGTTCTGCCTGTTCTGCTTCCAGCTTCAGGTTTTCAATGGCAGCCTTCGCATTCTGTATCCTGTCTACTATTTCTTTTTCTGCCTGCCACTTTGCTTTAAAAGTATTCCGCTCTTCACTCAGCCGGGCTATTTCTTCTCCCAGCTCCCGCAATTTATCTTCGTCATTTTCTCTTTTAATAGCTTCCTTCTCAATTTCCAGCTGCCGGATACGCCTTTCCAGTTCATCCAGTTCTTCCGGCATGGAATTCATTTCCAGCCTCAGCTTGGCCGCACTTTCATCGATCAGGTCTATCGCCTTGTCCGGCAGGAAACGATCCGTTATATACCGGTGTGATAATTCAACGGCTGCAATGATCGCCTCATCTTTTACCCTTACGTGGTGATGGCTTTCATAACGCTCTTTCAGTCCCCTTAAAATAGAGATAGCATCTTCCACACTGGGCTCATCCACCATTACCCGTTGGAAACGGCGTTCCAGGGCTTTATCTTTTTCAAAGTATTTCTGGTATTCGTTCAGGGTAGTTGCCCCTATCGCCCGTAGTTCACCACGTGCCAGTGCTGGTTTAAGAATATTAGCAGCATCCATCGCACCTTCCATCGCACCTGCACCGATGAGGGTATGTATTTCATCAATGAACAGGATGATCTGGCCATCACTTTCTGTTACTTCTTTCACTACTGCTTTCAACCTTTCTTCAAACTCACCCCGGTATTTAGCACCGGCCATGAGCGCTCCCATATCCAGCCCGTAAATGATCTTGGACTTCAGATTTTCCGGCACATCCCCATTTAAGATACGGTGTGCCAGTCCTTCTACAATTGCTGTTTTACCTACACCCGGTTCTCCTACCAGAATCGGATTATTTTTAGACCGGCGGGAAAGAATATGCAATGTTCTGCGTATTTCTTCATCCCGTCCTATCACCGGATCCAGCTTTCCTTCCCTGGCAAGTTCATTCAGGTTCTTGCCATACTTCTGTAAGGAATTGTATTGGGCTTCAGCCGTCTGGGAGTTGACGGTATTTCCCTTGCGTAATTCCTTGATCGCTGCCTTCAAGCCTTTTTCAGTAAGGCCGGCATCTTTCAGTAATTTGGCAGTATCGTCACTACCACCTAATATCCCCAACAGCAAGTGTTCCACACTTACAAACTCGTCTTTAAATTCTTTGATACTGGCACCTGCACGCAGCATGGCATTATTAGCATCCCTGCCGAGCATCTGCCCACCTTCACCACCAGCCAGCTTCGCATATTTTCCAATCTGCTCTTCCAGCTTACCGGAGATAAAGTTGG encodes:
- a CDS encoding tetratricopeptide repeat protein: MQSNNTPYNEKVLKIFTSIRCLNRDQLPRYLEGRLTDVEKHLVEQHLADCDLCFEALQALENESSMDRYHGFTNSVQQYIHQSVQPVSHLQKVAQYARKEKKKESLLAYFWLIAFVLLGVGSIFVLKGHLRNQSAMAANAGNPPPPADTAKTGTAAPLAENKPSEINTATAPVKLATSTNTVKPTPTAPHNNTTAKPAAADTAKTTKPVPPKVVPPAAQKKDSVVKKAPVPAPKAPDTLKKEEDKKKEEEKPVPIVKPAPAPPKEKPAAQDDEADQPEKVEKKTPVVSPASNNDEFLYKAAMVYQQQGDLGEAITRYKRLSNISTGKYAELARYQLAICYRSKGQAGKARRMFREVVRMDGSMKDAAQKALDSM
- a CDS encoding RNA polymerase sigma factor → MNYPDPQQLTDQELLQRFKADGNGDWIGILFDRYALLLLGMCMKYLKNEEDARDSVQQIFLKVLSEVNKHDIQYFRAWIYQVTKNYCLMQLRQHHMKYKEEITDKHMGAIIEEPVNTKAHQEKDLMLENMEQAMAMLSPEQNTCVKLFYLDKKSYQEIADQTGYTLLQVKSYIQNGKRNLKLLLEKQQRANKA
- a CDS encoding anti-sigma factor family protein yields the protein MSKHFNDIFVTTKCPSQQQLLDYVQGKLQPEEQHEVEMHLSDCELCSEALEGLSAIQHQEKIPGWLREMKWELLRKLHKRTRIKRKQETYIYLAVIILAVIFLMLGLFWAYHFSLKR
- a CDS encoding C40 family peptidase, whose product is MPYAITIVPVMPLRAAAAHKSEMISQVLWGECVEITDTGTDGWVKVKCQSDSYEGWATTVHLEIIDNQLFNAQVTHFMPHWSNTVLLNGQPMVVPYGCTIKGSNGNEAYWGGIKVQFGEDPGAMQALPARPVIHELRGIAFHFLNTAYLWGGKSVFGIDCSGFTQSVFKLCGISLLRDAYQQATQGDVLDFLQEARLGDLAFFDNAEGRITHVGILLNDHEIIHAAGKVRVDNIDNQGIINADTGLRTHQLRIIKRYLQS
- the clpB gene encoding ATP-dependent chaperone ClpB, producing the protein MNLNNFTIKSQEILQQAQQLAFNHQNQAIETGHLLKALLDDEDSPIEYLLKKNNVNTNFISGKLEEQIGKYAKLAGGEGGQMLGRDANNAMLRAGASIKEFKDEFVSVEHLLLGILGGSDDTAKLLKDAGLTEKGLKAAIKELRKGNTVNSQTAEAQYNSLQKYGKNLNELAREGKLDPVIGRDEEIRRTLHILSRRSKNNPILVGEPGVGKTAIVEGLAHRILNGDVPENLKSKIIYGLDMGALMAGAKYRGEFEERLKAVVKEVTESDGQIILFIDEIHTLIGAGAMEGAMDAANILKPALARGELRAIGATTLNEYQKYFEKDKALERRFQRVMVDEPSVEDAISILRGLKERYESHHHVRVKDEAIIAAVELSHRYITDRFLPDKAIDLIDESAAKLRLEMNSMPEELDELERRIRQLEIEKEAIKRENDEDKLRELGEEIARLSEERNTFKAKWQAEKEIVDRIQNAKAAIENLKLEAEQAERNGDYGKVAEIRYGKVKEQEQVVADSTAELTSMSANNRRLLKEEVDAEDIAQNVAKATGIPVARMMQSEKDKLLKLEDELHQRVVGQEEAIVAVSDAIRRSRAGLQDPKRPIGSFIFLGTTGVGKTELAKALAEYLFDDETMMTRIDMSEYQEKHAVSRLVGAPPGYVGYDEGGQLTEAVRRKPYSVVLLDEIEKAHPDVFNILLQVLDDGRLTDNKGRVVNFKNTIIIMTSNMGSQVIQDNFENINDANREEVVDRTKEEVMTLLKQTIRPEFLNRVDEVIMFQPLMRAEIKGIINIQLQHLKAMLARNGMILEFSDYALEYLAAQGYDPQFGARPLKRLIQKEIINLLSKQILAGDIDKSKPVLIDVFDGVVVIRNK
- a CDS encoding nucleoside deaminase, which gives rise to MIGEREKRFMQMAVKLSEKGMSNGDGGPFGTIVVRGEEVVGEGWNQVLRHNDPTAHAEVVAIRAACKKLNTFQLHDCEIYTSCEPCPMCLGAIYWARPQRVYYANTKEDAAAIDFDDSFIYREIAVPHDEKKIPLIGMPTAEALTVFHAWKEKGDKTLY